CGCAATGAGGTGCTGCAAATGCTTCTTCTGGACCCCCTGTACGCCATTCTGGATGAAACGGATTCCGGCCTGGACATCGATGCCCTCCGCATTGTCTCGGAAGGGGTCAACTCCATGCGGTCCCCCTTCCGCAGCTTCCTGGTCATCACCCACTACAAACGCCTGCTGGACTACATTAGGCCGGATGTGGTCCACGTGCTGGCTGACGGGCGGATCGTCCGGACCGGAGGCGGAGAACTGGTGGACGAACTGGAAAGCAGGGGATACGAGTTCCTGAAAGACACGGAAACAGCGGAAAAGGCGTAATGCCGCCATCCGGCCATCAATCATGAGCGATACACCTGACATGCCAGAGAACGGGAACACACAGAACCTGTTTGACTTCGACCGGAGCAAGGGAAACTTCTCCTTCCCGGAGCGCCATAAATTTGATGCCGGATACGGCCTGACGGAGGCCACCATTGACTACATCTGCGACGTCAAGGACGACCCGGAATGGGTGCGCCAGTTCCGCAAAAACGCGCTTGCCGTTTTTGAAAGCAAGCCCATGCCCACCCACTGGGCTTCTCCGGATATTAAAAAAATAGATTTCTCCCAAATCCGCTACTACCTCTCCGACGGAGAACGGCCCAAACGAAGCTGGGACGACGTGCCGGAGGACGTCAAGCGCACCTTCGAACGCCTGGGCGTCCCGGAACAGGAACGCCAGTTTCTGGCGGGCGTGGAAGCCCAGTACGACTCCGAATCCGCCTACTCTAACATGAAGGAGGAACTCCGCAGCCAGGGCGTTATCTTCGTCAACTCCACGGAAGGCCTGAAACACCATGAAGACGTCTTCCGCCCCTGGTTTGGAAAAGTCATTCCCACGGGAGACAACAAATTCTCCGCCCTGAACAGCGCGGTATTTTCCGGAGGTTCCTTTATTTACGTGCCCAAAGGGGTTAAACTCAAACATCCTCTCCAGGCCTACTTCCGCATCAACTCGGAAAATTTCGGGCAGTTCGAAAGAACTCTCATCATTGCGGACGAAGGCGCGGAACTCATGTACATGGAAGGATGCACGGCTCCCCAGTTTGAAACTTCCACCCTCCACTCCGCCGTTGTGGAGCTGGTCGCGCTCAAGGGAGCGAAAATTCAGTACGTCACCGTGCAAAACTGGTCCTCCAATGTCTTCAACATGGTCACCAAACGCGGCCTTGCCATGGAAGATGCGGAAATCCGCTGGATAGACTGCAACATTGGCTCCGGCCTCACCATGAAATACCCGGCTGTGGTGCTCAAGGGCAGGCGCGCGCGCGGGGAAGTCATCTCCATCGCCCTGGCAAACACGGGCCAGCATCAAGATACGGGGGCCAAAATGATCCATGCGGCGGACGACACTACGTCCAACATCGTTTCCAAATCCATCAGCATTGGCGAAGGGCGCGCCAGCTACCGGGGCCAGGTAATCATGGGCAAAGGGCTCAAGGGTTGCAAAAACAACACGGAATGCGACGCCCTTCTTCTGGCGGCCAACAGCCGTACGGACACCTACCCCGCCATCACGGTAAAAGGGGATGGAGGCACGGTGCAGCATGAGGCGTCCGTCTCCCAGGTCTCCGAAGAAATGCTTTTTTACATGCAGCAGCGGGGCATTCCGAAAGCTGCGGCGATGTCCCTGGCCGTCAATGGATTCATTAACGACCTCGTTCAGGAATTCCCCATGGAATACTCTGTGGAGCTGCGCAGGCTCATTGATCTGGAAATGGAAGACAGCATCGGATAAGGAGGGAAATAATGGATCATTTGCTTAACGAAGAACAATTCCCCGCAGGCTTTCTTCCCGCATGGTTTGAAGCCCGGCGCCGCCATGCCCTGGAGCAGGCGGAACAGCTTCCGGAACCTTCCCGCCATATGGAATCCTGGCGTTTCGGCGCCCCCGGCAACGAATCCCTGGAACATGTGGAAGCGGCTCCTCCTGCAGATCCGGAAACCTTGGCCCCCATCATCAGGGAACGTGCCTCCATGCCGGAGGCCCTCCGCATTGTCTACGCCAACGGAATCCCCGTTTCCATCCCGGAAGAACTGCCGGAAGGGCTTTCCGTAATGGATATGGAAGACTTTGTGCTGCAATGCCCGGACACCGCCCGGAAATACCTGGAAACAGAGACGGAAACGCTCGGTTCCGAAAAACTGTCGGCATTGGCTACGGCCCTCCAGCACAACGGGCTGGTTATTATGGCGGGCAGGGAAATCTCCCTCCCTCTGGAAATACTCCACTTCATTTCCGGAGATAACGTGGCCGTTTTTCCCTCCACGCTGCTCATTGCGGAAACCGGAAGCCGCCTGCGTATTCTGGAACGCCACATTAGCGCAGACCATGGCCGCCAATTCTGCGGAGCGCTCCAGCAGTACCATCTTTCCTCCGCGTCATCTGTCAAATACGCGCTGGTTCAGGAACTTAACAGCCATTCCCGTGCCGTGGAGCTTTCCCATATGATGGCGGATGATTCCGCGGAAATGGAACATCTCGTCAGCCATCCCGGCGCGGCATGGGTCAGGCAGGAGACGGTCTGCATCCTGAACGGAGACGGCGCAGGAGTCCGCCTGCTTTCCGCCAACCATCTCAAGGAAAACAAGAAGCTGGACCAGAGAACCTGCCAGAAGCACCTTTACCGCGGAGCCTCCAGCAACCTGCTTTACGCCAACGTGCTTGACGACGAAGCCAGCAGCATTTTCAGCGGCATGATCCTGGTGGCGGAAGGAGCGCATGACACCAGCGCCTATCAAAGCAACCGTAATCTCATTCTCAGCCCCAGAGCGGAAGCCAACTCCATTCCCGGCCTGGAAATCCTGGCGGACAGAGTGCAGTGTTCGCACGGTTCCGCCACATCCTCCATTTCTCCGGAAGAAATCTTCTACCTGCTTTCACGGGGAATTCCGGAGCAGACGGCGCGCAGCATGATTGCCCAGGGCTTCCTGAAACATGCCTTGAACCAATTTGGCGATGAGACCATACGTGCCGCGGTAGAAAGCCTTATCCTGCCCTGACCGCTATTTCATGAAAACAAAAAAGACGGAGAGAAGGTCCTCCCTATCCCCTCTTTCCCGTCCTGGCATTCATGCGCCGCTGCAAGAAAACTGTCACAAGCAGAAACAGGGCCGTTCCCCCCATCATGCTGTAATACCATTCACGGTAAGGCGTATGGTACTGAAGGAGGATTTCCGTCTGCTGCTCCGAATCCGGGACAGAAACAAGAATGGAATAACGCTCAGTACTGGATAAAGGAAGCTCTTCCCCCTTCCCGGTGCGGGCGCTCCATCCCCTGGAATAGCTCTCAAGCACAGACAATTCCTTTGTTCCTGGCGGCACGGTAACATGGATTTTATTATTCGTTCTCCAATCCGGAACAACAGGGGAAAAATGATTTTCTTCCCCTTGGGCGCGGACGAAATAGCGTCCACGGTACAAGGGATTTTCCAGCAAGAAGAAATTTCCCGTTTCCTGAACCAGAATCCACCCGTCAAGGCGTGGTTTTCCGGCTCTGGCATCGCACAGCAAATGGGAAATGCCGGCCATGGCATAATCTTTCGGATGATAATGTCCATCCGACAAAGGTCTCAAATATTTGGGCTGTACCGTTTCATAGCCTGAAGCCAATCTTATTCCATATGTGGATAAATGATTGGTACATAGAAAATCCAAATCATTATGAGGATTGACGATGACAACGGCGCCATCCCCCACATGACCGCGGAACTCGGGCATCCATTTCGGTTCTTTATAAAGACAGCCACTTTCCGGTTTATCGGAATAGGCAAGCCAAGAAGAAGAAAACACCAGCTGCTCCCCAAAGGTACATAACACCACAAGTCCCGCCCACCACTTCGGATAACGGCTGGACATATTCAGGCGGGAACAAGCCCAGCCCCCTATGCCGACCAAAAAAATTAATGAAACATTGCGCCAATCCCAAATCATCAACTGGTCCAGGAGACGCTCGCTTCTGAACAAATACCAGGAATGACGGTATTGTTGCTGAGAAGTCGTTATGTTTCCGTCAATAAAGCCATGCAATTTTAACAGCAATGGTTCATGGAAGCACTGAACGGCTACCGACACGCCAAGCCATACGCACAAGATTCCAATTCCCCACCAGGCAAGTCTGCGCCAGACAGGAAGAGCTGGCTGCCGCCCAAGGTCAAATAACTGCCATCCGGCAAGCCAGCTCATTCCAAAGGCCATCACAACCGTGGAACGTGAATAAAGAAAAGTAGAAAGAGGAGTGCATGAAATAATGAAACTGACAAGAAAACAGAACTTGGCCGTCAACGGTGCCCGTCGGTTAAACAATGCCAGAACAGCCAGCACGAAAACAACTCCTCCACCAAACTTGATATCGAACAAATCAGCGCCGATCACTTTGGGAATACTGATTGTCTGAGGAATGCCGAAGAGCGTCGGCATCACAGACGTGACCAAAAAAGGAAGATTTTCCAGTCCCCAGACAAACGGCAGGCTTTTACAGCCTTCCATACGCGGCAGGGTATCCACAAAAACGTCCAAGGAAAGCAACGCCGCCAAAAATCCGGAGATCAAATAAAAAGAAGATGATTTCAGAAAAACTTTCCAAGACCAGCGATCTGTCCGTTTCCACCAATCCGCAAGAAACACGCACAGCACCAAAAGAAAAACAAAGAGACACGCTTGCAGATGGCCGCCTCTGAATCCAAGAGCAATAAAAAGAATAGAGGGAATATGCACCCATTTGTTTTTTCTTCTCCCTTCCAACAGGGACCAGACAATCAACGGAGCCCAAATCATTCCACCAAGCCACCGGTCATATATCCACATAATAAACTGGGAATAAAAACTGAAACTCACGGCTCCCAGCAATACGTACGGAACGGGAATTCCCCTGGATTTCAGCAGAAGGATCATCCCCAGCCCCGCTATAAAAAACTGCATCCAGATTCCCGCATCCCATGCCGTCCAGAAAGGAAGAAAACCAAATAACCAATGATGCCAATCCCCCGGGCTTAACATGGTGTTTTCCGGCAGGGAAGTGCCATTGTGGGTATAAGGGTTCCATCCCATATACCCGTCACTTTGCCAGGACTGCTGCATCGCCCAGCTATAAGGCAAATATTGCGAAGCCCCATCCACGTTATATTGGTTATGGACTTCCTCCATTGGCTGAACCGCGAAAGGTCTGAACAGGCACTCCACACAATCCACCGGAGCTAAAACCTTTCCCCCGAACACGGCAGGAGCAAAAAAAAGCAGTACAAGCGCAGCCCAAATGATTATCCCCCACCACAAGGAAACTTTTTCTATTTTTTTACAATTCATTTATCATAAAATCTGGCATTGGCCCCATGCATACCCGAATCAAATCCCTGCAAAGGAACGAATGAATTTTCCCACAGAATTGTTAAAAACCGGCATCTATCGTTCTCCTTCAATTCAGGAATCAAATCAACGTATCGGAACGCCTTTTTTTAGCGGATTTACAATCCGGAGTCAAGTTGTAACTCTAAGGGAAAAGAACTTGCAACGTTGTTCCTTTACGTATCAGGGGATTTTATGCAGAACAAAAATCTGCCTGGGCGCACCCTTGTGACGTGAACACAGAAAATTTCTACGATCTCCGGGCTTGAAGTAGAATTTTGGCAAATCCTCTTTCATGGAGTCCGTTGCATGTTAAAGCGGAGCCTCGTTCCAATAACTGTGAAGATCGGCACTTTCTCTGAGAACAAGATGACTTTTCCCGTTTCCTATCCGTAACGGATTGTAAATCCGCCCTCCCCCTCAAGGAAGAGCTGTCTTATTGAAAAACGCTTCACCAGGAACTATTTTCATTCTGAATTTCCGGTTCAGCATCTTGAGCAATGCATCAAAAAATCTGGCGGGGATGATAAGAAATAGCCTTGCCGCCGGTTGATGACCTGTCCGACAAATAAATTGAGGGAACAAATACTGGTGGTTCGTCATTCCACATAAAGAAAGAAGAACCAGAACAAACAGGAACAGCGTGAATAAATAAGTAATCCGAAATAAAAGGAAACCGGCAGGTTCGCCATGTGAGCCTCTCATCCGGCAAGGAAAGAGAAACTGTTTTTTGAAACAGGGGAGAGTGTTCCTCCGTTATTATTATCGTATGGTCACCTTTTACAACATCACTCTCTCCGCCGCCTTTTCCCTGCTGATGCTGTCTGTGGCGGAAGCGGCACGGCCCAATGTGGTCCTCATCAATGCGGATGATCTTGGCTGGGCGGAAGTGGGCTGCTACGGCCAGAAAAAAATTAAAACCCCGAACATTGACAGGCTGGCATCCGAAGGACAGCGATGGGTTTATTTCTATTCCGGGGCTCCGGTTTGTTCCCCCTCCCGCAACGTGCTGATGACGGGCAAGCATACGGGCAGCTGCGACGTACAGGATTTGAAACGCGTGGACGCGGGCGAAAACTGGCGCGACCTCAAAGGAGACTGGCCTATCGAAGAAAAAACCTACACTCTGCCGGAAGCCATGAAAAAAGCCGGTTACGCCACAGCGGTATTCGGTAAATGGGGTATTGGGGATTTCGGCTCCACCGGAGCGCCGGACAAACACGGCGTGGACAGGTTCTATGGCTACACGGACCAGAAAGCCTGCCACACCTACTATCCTCCATACCTCTGGAATAACGGAAAGAAAGAAGTTCTCAACACTTCCCTGACAGCCGCCACCATCGGACACGGTTCCCAGCCCAAAGGGGAAGTTCTGGCGGACACCTACCGCGCGGAACAGCACAGTTCCGATCTTATTGCGGATAAAATGCTGGAATTTGTGAGGGAAAAGGCCCATGGCAAACAACCGTTTTTCCTGTATTACGCCCCGCTGGAACCCCATGTGGCTATGCAGCCTCTTCAGGAATGGATTGACCGCTATCCCCGCGAATGGGACCCATCCCCCTACCGCGGCAACCGGGGCTATCTGCCCCATCCCCGCCCCCGGGCCGCCTATGCAGGCATGATTTCCCAGATGGACCACAACGTGGGACGCCTGCTGGACACGCTGAAAGCCTGCGGCCTGGACAAAAACACCATCGTCATTTTTACCAGTGACAACGGCACCACCCATGATGCAGGAGGGGTGGACCACCGTTTTTTCAACTCCGTAGCCGATCTCAAAGGATTGAAAGGACAGCTTTATGAAGGCGGCATACGTGTCCCCGGCATTATCCGCTGGCCTGGGAAAATAGCTCCGGGAAAAACCATTGCCCAGCCGGCCTTCCATGCGGACGTGATGCCTACGCTGTGCGCTCTGACGGGAGCGGATGCAGGTTCCCCGCTGGGAACGGACCTCTCCCCTGTCCTTCTGGGTAAAAAATCCGCCCTGCATGACAGGAAACCCCTGGTTTGGGCAGGAGGAGGCTACGGCGGCCAGGTAGCCGTCCGTTTCGACTCCAAGAAAGTCATCCGCCGCAACCTGTTTCCCGGTAAAAAACCGGACAACTGGGAAGTGTACGATATCGTGAAAGACCCCGCAGAGAAAAATAATATCGCCGCAGAAAACCGTGACCTGATCAACAGAGCCATCGCCATTCTGGACAGGGAATACCAACCCGCCCCCGGATTCCAGGCCCTGCGTTACAGGGCCCCGGAACAATAGCCGAACAAGAAAGCGGGAAAGAAGGCCCCACGATCCGCCTCCGCCGCCATTCTGCCCTTGACGCGAACGGCTCCGGGATTAGTCTTTCACTCATGAGTCTGACATCTTCCCTCCTTTCCAGGGTTCTCGGGGGCGGTTCCTGCTCCAGAGAAGAATTGATAGCCCTCAGCCGGGAACCGCTGGAAGAGTTGTGCCAGGCGGCCAACGCCATCCGGGAACATTTCTGCGGGAATATCTTCGACCTCTGCACCATCATCAACGGCCGCAGCGGCAAATGTTCGGAAAACTGCAAATACTGCGCCCAGTCCGCCCACTACTCCACGGCAGTGGAGGAATATCCCCTTTTAAGTGATGAAGCCCTCCTGGCGGGGGCCAGGTACAATGACGAACGCGGCATTCTGCGTTACTCCATCGTCACCTCCGGCAAGAGGCTGACGGATGAAAACGTGGACCGGCTCTGCGCCAGTTACCGGCACATCGCCGAACATTGCGGCATCTCTCTCTGCGCCTCCCACGGCCTTATTTCCAAGAAGCACTGCGAGCAGTTGAAAGCCGCGGGCGTTTCACGCTACCACAATAACCTGGAAACCTCCCGCCGCAATTTTCCAAACGTTTGCACCACCCATACGTACGACGACAAACTGCAAACCATCAAATGGGCGCTGGAAGCCGGGCTGGAAGTTTGCAGCGGCGGCATCATGGGGCTTGGAGAAACCATGGAGGACCGGATAGACATGTACATGGACATTGCCGCGCTGGGCATCAAATCCATGCCCGTCAACTTTCTGACCCCCATTCCCGGAACGCCGTACGCGAACATGACTCCTCTGGGAGAGGAAGAGCAGCTGCGCATCGTGGCCCTGGTGCGGTTCATCATGCCGGACGGCTTCGTCCGCATCGCCGCCGGAAGGAACACCATGAAGGACCACGGCAGGAAAATCTTCATGTCCGGAGCGAATGCCGCCATCTCCGGAGACATGCTCACCACCGCCGGCGTCACCATCCGGGAAGACCTGGCCATGCTGGCGGAACTGGGATATGAAGTCCGCATGAAATAAAATCCGCCCCACTTCCGCGACTTTTGCCATGAACCACTCCGACTGGTCAAAAAAAGATCTGGAATACATCTGGCATCCCTGTTCCCAGATGAAGGATTACGAAACGCTGCCTCCTATCGTGATCGACCACGGGAAAGGCGTCAGCCTGTATGATGTGGACGGGAAACGCTATCTGGACGTGGTCAGCTCCTGGTGGTGCAACCTGCTGGGCCACTCCCACCCCAAAATCAACCGCGCCATCAAGGAACAGCTTGATTCCCTGGAGCATGTCATCTTCGCCAACTTCTCGCACAGGCCGGCTATCACCCTGTGTGAAGAACTGATGAAGAAAATTCCGCGGGGGCTCTGCAAATTCAATTTCTCCGATAACGGTTCGGCATCCATCGAATCCGCGATGAAAATGAGTTTCCAATACCACTACCAGACCGGAAACCGCCAGAAAGTACGTTTCATGTCCCTGAGCGACGCCTATCACGGAGAAACCCTGGGAGCCCTCTCCGCAGGAGGCCTGGACCTGTACTCGGAACTTTACAGGCCTCTTCTGCTGGACATCGTGCGCATTCCCGCCCCGGATTGCTACCGCTGCCCCAAGGGGAACAAACGCGGCTGCTGCCAGGCGGAATGCATTGACGCGGCACAGGAAGCCTTTGCGCGCCATGGAGACGAATGCGCAGCCCTGCTGGTGGAACCCCTGCTCCAGGGCTCCGCGGGCATGCGGATGTACCCTCCCGCCTATCTGGCGAAACTGCGCTCCCTGTGCGACGCCTACAACGTGCACCTCATCGCGGATGAAATCGCCACCGGTTTTGGCCGTACGGGGAGCATGTTCGCCTGTGACCAGGCCGGCGTTTCCCCGGACATCATGTGCGTCTCCAAAGGGCTCACGGGCGGTTATATGCCCATGTCCATCACCATCACCACGCAGAAAATTTACGACGCCTTTTATGCGGACTACAGGGAAGGAAAAGCGTTCATGCACAGCCATACCTATTCCGGCAATCCGCTGGGGTGCTCCGCCGCTCTCGCCGTGCTGAAGGTCCTGGACGAGGAACAAATCATTCCCCGGGCGCAGGAAAAGGCCCCTCTTTTCCGACGGATGATTATGGAGACCCTGGGGGATCATCCCCACGTGGGGGAAATACGCAGCCTGGGACTGGTGAACGCCATTGAACTGGTGGAAAACAGGGAAACCAAAAAAAGCTTTCCGTCCGAACAACGGATGGGATACCGGATTTACAGGGAAGCCCTTAAACGGGGACTGCTGCTCCGCCCCCTGGGCGACGTCCTGTATTTCAATCCCCCCCTCGTTATTTCTCCAGAGGAAATGGAGGAAGCCGTATCCATCTGCGCTTCCTGCATCCGCAAGGTGCTGGGCTGAGCTGCCGCCCCGGTAATAATATATGCTTCCTTTTTTAAAGGAAAAATGCAACTTTATTAAAAAAGGGGGGTTTGTAAAAGTACCCTGTAATCTTATACCGCCATGACACATTTCATCCCGCTCCGCAAACGTCCGGCGCTTTCCGCGCTGATGCTTCTCCTCCTGGGGTCCTGTTTCTGCCAGGCTCAGGAAATGCTTACCGATTCCGCAAGAAAGGAAGCTTCCGAATGGCTGAAGGAAGTCAAAGCCGGCTACCTGAACACCAGCTCTTCCCGCATCCAGAAGGCCGTGGCCGCCCTTACCGCAGCCACCAGCACGGAAAACGCCGCCATGAAACTTTACGTGGACGCCATGAAGGACCGTTTCTTAAACCCCACCAGCATGATGTCCCGCATGCTGAACCGGGGTGGAGGCTTCCGGATGATGCGCATGCCGGGTTCCGGAGGGAAGGGAGGCAACAGCAGCAAGCCTGACAGCCCCAGCACCGCCTTCTCCAACTGGCGCAAGCAGAACACGGGAAACAACGTGGCCCCCGGTTTTAAAAAGGCCCTTCAAATCCAGTGCAAATGGATGCTGCTTTGCCTGAGAAAAGCGGATGCGGAAAAAAACGAGCGAGAACTCAACGTTTCCTCCAGCGTCCTCTCCATGCTGGATGAAGTAGCCGCCAACGCCAAGGACGTAGGCGAACAGCTTCCCATGGTAGGCGGAGCCAGCGAAGTCATCCGCACTTACCTGAACATTGGGGACTACCGTTCGGAAACCCTGCCGGACAACCTGATGGACCTCAACACCATCTTTGACCGCGTTCTGCTGGTTCCCTATAAGGAGAAAAAAGATGTGGAAAATTTCCGGAAGCTCTGGAACAAACGCATCGCCCTGGAAGCGACTCTGCTTCAAAACAACTCCGCCAGCGATAAGAAAACGGCGGAAGCGGAAAAAGCCGCTTTCCTGACCAAAAGGCAGTGGGACCGGGAAAAAGCCTGCTTTGAACTCGGTGACCAGGTAGCGGCCCTTGAAAAAATGAAAAGCCTGATTTCCAGCATCAAGGAGCCTTCTGAAAAACAGCGCGCCATCCGCGATCTGGAATTTCTGCTTCTTTCCCCCGCGGAACAGGCAAAACTCCGCGAAGAGCGCATGAACAGACGCATGCCGGGCGTCCCGCGCTTCTAAAAACCGTCGCCAAGCCCCAACCTCCCTCCTTTCATCCCCCGTCGCGTAATACGCATCGGGGGATGTTACGTTGCGGAGAGACACATTTCCGGAACAGAGGCGGCTTCCTTCCTGCCGGGCTGGAACCATGTCTTGCGCAGGCGGTAAACGCGCACACCCTGGATATTCTCATCCAGATGCCAGGCTGTGCGAACGCCGTGCTGCTCCCAGATATGGCGGCTGAGCATTCCCATGAACTTGCTGTCCATATCGGAAACGTCCCCTTGCGGCGTGAGACAGACAATGTACACATTATCCCTGCACAGGTTCAGGGAGGACTGCCCCGCCCACCCCATTTCCTTCAGTTTCCGCTGCACGGGTTTCAACGGGAAATTCCAGCCGCCCAGCGTGACTACATTCTTGCGGGAACAGCTCCAGGCCTTGCGGAAAACGGACTGCCCCGGAGCCAGATCGTCAATAGTGCCGCCGGACATCTGGACGCAAAACAGGGAATCGGGTTCCCGGTCCACCCGCTCGCATAACAGGCGCCCGGCATCCGGAGAAAAAGACTCCAGATTAGCCTCCCATACGGCGGCGCACGCCTGGGACAAGGAAACGGAAAACGCGCAGAACATGGGCACGCCGCCCGCAAGGGCTCCTTTCCCCGTCCAGTTGATGCGGATGGGGCGGTATTGCTCCGACCACAGCAGACACAGCCCGGCAATCAGGAACGTTGGGTAAACCACGCGGAAATACAAACGGTCTATGCTGGCCATGTACAGCAGAACCAGCACCAGCAGGGAGCCTACGCAGTACACCAGGGCGGGAGAATCCCCGCGCCGGAAAGAAACGCGGCATGCCAGGCCGAACAAAATCCAGCAAGGGAGGAGATCCATAACGGAATCCCACGAAAACAGATGCAAGGCTTTCTCTACGCGGGCCCATGCCCTGGGCCAGAATTCTCCCCCGTCCCGCGCCAATAGAAGCCTTTCCAGATAATCCGCGTTGAATACATTCATATCGCAATTGGTAAACATCCGGACCATCTTGATATCATTGGCGAACACGCCGTACTTTTCACACTGGTAGGCGCTCTCCTGCCTGATGGGGCATGTGTCCGAGAGAAGGGAGCGGGCCTGGTTCCATGCCGCCACGTCACATCCTTCCAGCACATTCCGGTGGGCGTACTTATTATATTCATTCAGGCTGAAAGAAGCGATGAGCACGCAGGCCAGAGCCAGCCAGAGGCGGCGGAGGGCAAACAGCTTCTCCCTGGACGGCCTGAGCCCTTCCAGACTGCCTGCCAGCAGGATGGCTCCCCAGAAAGCGGCGCATGCCAGGGCGGCATCCAGCCGGACCATGCTGCCCAGCACGCACAGGAATACCCCCGCGCACCATCCCTTCCAGGAAGAACCGTACTTCAAACACGCCAGCACACCTGTAAATCCCGTCAGAAAGGCGGCATGGCTGAATTGCAGGGCGGCGTAAAAACCCGGCATGATCAGCAGCCACACCAGCAGCAGAACCAGCGTATTGAAATCATATCTGCGCGCCTTGCGGGCATGCGCCGTCAGCATCGTGAAAATGGCCGCGCCGCTGGACAACGTGGCAAGCGCCAGAAACACAGGCCAGACGGACACC
This region of Akkermansia muciniphila genomic DNA includes:
- the bioA gene encoding adenosylmethionine--8-amino-7-oxononanoate transaminase, with amino-acid sequence MNHSDWSKKDLEYIWHPCSQMKDYETLPPIVIDHGKGVSLYDVDGKRYLDVVSSWWCNLLGHSHPKINRAIKEQLDSLEHVIFANFSHRPAITLCEELMKKIPRGLCKFNFSDNGSASIESAMKMSFQYHYQTGNRQKVRFMSLSDAYHGETLGALSAGGLDLYSELYRPLLLDIVRIPAPDCYRCPKGNKRGCCQAECIDAAQEAFARHGDECAALLVEPLLQGSAGMRMYPPAYLAKLRSLCDAYNVHLIADEIATGFGRTGSMFACDQAGVSPDIMCVSKGLTGGYMPMSITITTQKIYDAFYADYREGKAFMHSHTYSGNPLGCSAALAVLKVLDEEQIIPRAQEKAPLFRRMIMETLGDHPHVGEIRSLGLVNAIELVENRETKKSFPSEQRMGYRIYREALKRGLLLRPLGDVLYFNPPLVISPEEMEEAVSICASCIRKVLG
- a CDS encoding YfhO family protein codes for the protein MNCKKIEKVSLWWGIIIWAALVLLFFAPAVFGGKVLAPVDCVECLFRPFAVQPMEEVHNQYNVDGASQYLPYSWAMQQSWQSDGYMGWNPYTHNGTSLPENTMLSPGDWHHWLFGFLPFWTAWDAGIWMQFFIAGLGMILLLKSRGIPVPYVLLGAVSFSFYSQFIMWIYDRWLGGMIWAPLIVWSLLEGRRKNKWVHIPSILFIALGFRGGHLQACLFVFLLVLCVFLADWWKRTDRWSWKVFLKSSSFYLISGFLAALLSLDVFVDTLPRMEGCKSLPFVWGLENLPFLVTSVMPTLFGIPQTISIPKVIGADLFDIKFGGGVVFVLAVLALFNRRAPLTAKFCFLVSFIISCTPLSTFLYSRSTVVMAFGMSWLAGWQLFDLGRQPALPVWRRLAWWGIGILCVWLGVSVAVQCFHEPLLLKLHGFIDGNITTSQQQYRHSWYLFRSERLLDQLMIWDWRNVSLIFLVGIGGWACSRLNMSSRYPKWWAGLVVLCTFGEQLVFSSSWLAYSDKPESGCLYKEPKWMPEFRGHVGDGAVVIVNPHNDLDFLCTNHLSTYGIRLASGYETVQPKYLRPLSDGHYHPKDYAMAGISHLLCDARAGKPRLDGWILVQETGNFFLLENPLYRGRYFVRAQGEENHFSPVVPDWRTNNKIHVTVPPGTKELSVLESYSRGWSARTGKGEELPLSSTERYSILVSVPDSEQQTEILLQYHTPYREWYYSMMGGTALFLLVTVFLQRRMNARTGKRG
- a CDS encoding arylsulfatase, which produces MVTFYNITLSAAFSLLMLSVAEAARPNVVLINADDLGWAEVGCYGQKKIKTPNIDRLASEGQRWVYFYSGAPVCSPSRNVLMTGKHTGSCDVQDLKRVDAGENWRDLKGDWPIEEKTYTLPEAMKKAGYATAVFGKWGIGDFGSTGAPDKHGVDRFYGYTDQKACHTYYPPYLWNNGKKEVLNTSLTAATIGHGSQPKGEVLADTYRAEQHSSDLIADKMLEFVREKAHGKQPFFLYYAPLEPHVAMQPLQEWIDRYPREWDPSPYRGNRGYLPHPRPRAAYAGMISQMDHNVGRLLDTLKACGLDKNTIVIFTSDNGTTHDAGGVDHRFFNSVADLKGLKGQLYEGGIRVPGIIRWPGKIAPGKTIAQPAFHADVMPTLCALTGADAGSPLGTDLSPVLLGKKSALHDRKPLVWAGGGYGGQVAVRFDSKKVIRRNLFPGKKPDNWEVYDIVKDPAEKNNIAAENRDLINRAIAILDREYQPAPGFQALRYRAPEQ
- a CDS encoding SufB/SufD family protein — encoded protein: MDHLLNEEQFPAGFLPAWFEARRRHALEQAEQLPEPSRHMESWRFGAPGNESLEHVEAAPPADPETLAPIIRERASMPEALRIVYANGIPVSIPEELPEGLSVMDMEDFVLQCPDTARKYLETETETLGSEKLSALATALQHNGLVIMAGREISLPLEILHFISGDNVAVFPSTLLIAETGSRLRILERHISADHGRQFCGALQQYHLSSASSVKYALVQELNSHSRAVELSHMMADDSAEMEHLVSHPGAAWVRQETVCILNGDGAGVRLLSANHLKENKKLDQRTCQKHLYRGASSNLLYANVLDDEASSIFSGMILVAEGAHDTSAYQSNRNLILSPRAEANSIPGLEILADRVQCSHGSATSSISPEEIFYLLSRGIPEQTARSMIAQGFLKHALNQFGDETIRAAVESLILP
- the bioB gene encoding biotin synthase BioB; protein product: MSLTSSLLSRVLGGGSCSREELIALSREPLEELCQAANAIREHFCGNIFDLCTIINGRSGKCSENCKYCAQSAHYSTAVEEYPLLSDEALLAGARYNDERGILRYSIVTSGKRLTDENVDRLCASYRHIAEHCGISLCASHGLISKKHCEQLKAAGVSRYHNNLETSRRNFPNVCTTHTYDDKLQTIKWALEAGLEVCSGGIMGLGETMEDRIDMYMDIAALGIKSMPVNFLTPIPGTPYANMTPLGEEEQLRIVALVRFIMPDGFVRIAAGRNTMKDHGRKIFMSGANAAISGDMLTTAGVTIREDLAMLAELGYEVRMK
- the sufB gene encoding Fe-S cluster assembly protein SufB, encoding MSDTPDMPENGNTQNLFDFDRSKGNFSFPERHKFDAGYGLTEATIDYICDVKDDPEWVRQFRKNALAVFESKPMPTHWASPDIKKIDFSQIRYYLSDGERPKRSWDDVPEDVKRTFERLGVPEQERQFLAGVEAQYDSESAYSNMKEELRSQGVIFVNSTEGLKHHEDVFRPWFGKVIPTGDNKFSALNSAVFSGGSFIYVPKGVKLKHPLQAYFRINSENFGQFERTLIIADEGAELMYMEGCTAPQFETSTLHSAVVELVALKGAKIQYVTVQNWSSNVFNMVTKRGLAMEDAEIRWIDCNIGSGLTMKYPAVVLKGRRARGEVISIALANTGQHQDTGAKMIHAADDTTSNIVSKSISIGEGRASYRGQVIMGKGLKGCKNNTECDALLLAANSRTDTYPAITVKGDGGTVQHEASVSQVSEEMLFYMQQRGIPKAAAMSLAVNGFINDLVQEFPMEYSVELRRLIDLEMEDSIG